A part of Vigna radiata var. radiata cultivar VC1973A unplaced genomic scaffold, Vradiata_ver6 scaffold_253, whole genome shotgun sequence genomic DNA contains:
- the LOC106755393 gene encoding uncharacterized protein LOC106755393 translates to MAKEFFTGSATGRSSDEVSLADIVFESWDSFDSNKDGDVDENNNDNDGSSSEKCKAFWEEKDQLLKGILCRTSSCEKKVREATKEVVREMDNSEMVCSCRRQVVAKSCRNCMLKELCDRLLNLGYNCAICKSKWRSSSEIISGEHSYLEVREDLSKSKREVKVVIEMSFRGEFEMACGNEEYKELIKRLPEVFVGKAERLRALVKIMCSAAKRCMKEKKMHIGPWRKHKYMEAKWFGTCERSTMEPLLVMNSATRQPKYKASMLTFDLLLDNIQGLHCTTVEVV, encoded by the exons ATGGCCAAAGAATTCTTCACTGGTTCGGCTACTGGCCGGAGCTCCGACGAAGTGAGTTTAGCTGACATAGTTTTTGAAAGTTGGGATTCATTCGATTCCAATAAAGACGGAGATGTTGATGAAAACAACAACGACAACGATGGTTCTTCATCGGAGAAGTGTAAAGCCTTTTGGGAGGAAAAAGATCAGCTTCTTAAG GGAATTTTGTGCAGAACTAGTTCATGTGAGAAAAAGGTTAGGGAAGCAACGAAGGAGGTCGTGAGAGAAATGGATAATTCTGAGATGGTGTGTAGTTGCCGGCGGCAAGTGGTGGCTAAGAGTTGCCGGAACTGCATGCTGAAAGAGCTATGTGATCGATTGTTGAACCTTGGCTACAACTGTGCCATTTGCAAGTCTAAATGGAGGAGTTCATCAGAAATCATATCAG GGGAGCACTCATATTTGGAAGTGAGAGAGGATTTATCAAAGAGCAAAAGAGAAGTAAAAGTGGTGATTGAAATGAGCTTTAGAGGGGAATTCGAGATGGCATGTGGGAATGAAGAATACAAGGAATTGATAAAGCGATTGCCAGAAGTGTTTGTAGGGAAAGCAGAGAGGTTAAGAGCATTGGTGAAGATAATGTGCTCAGCTGCTAAAAGGTGcatgaaggagaagaagatgcACATTGGGCCATGGAGGAAACACAAGTACATGGAAGCTAAGTGGTTTGGCACGTGCGAAAGGTCAACAATGGAACCACTGCTCGTAATGAACTCTGCTACTCGCCAACCAAAATATAAGGCTTCGATGCTCACTTTTGATTTATTATTGGATAACATTCAAGGCTTGCACTGTACTACAGTTGAAGTAGTGTGA